GATCAATCTAAAGCTAATTATTTGACAACAAACAGAAATAAATTAAATAGAGATAAGGTAATATTATGTCAACAAATGTGATTAAACAGCTTGAGGAAAGGGGGCTTATTGCCCAAGTCACAGATGAAAATGCGCTAACAGAACTGTTATCACAAAAGCAAATTGCATTGTATTGTGGTTTTGATCCGACTGCTGATAGTTTACATTTAGGTCATCTTGTGCCACTACTATGTTTAAAACGTTTTCAATTGGCGGGTCATAAGCCTATCGCTTTGGTTGGCGGAGCCACTGGCCTAATCGGCGATCCTAGTTTTAAAGCTATTGAGCGTAAATTAAATACACAAGATATCGTTCAAGATTGGGTTGATAAGATTAAAAAGCAAGTTTCACCATTCTTAGACTTTAATTGCGAAAATAATTCAGCGCTCGTAGTGAATAATCATGATTGGTTTGGTGACATGGACGTACTCACCTTTTTGCGTGATATTGGTAAGTATTTCTCGGTCAATGCAATGATTAGTAAAGAAGCAGTAAAGCAGCGTATTGAACGCGATGATGTGGGTATTTCATTTACTGAATTTGCTTATAATCTATTACAATCTTATGATTTTGCTAGCTTAAATAAAGCCCATAATGTAATGCTACAAATTGGTGGCTCAGATCAATGGGGCAACATTACTTCTGGAATTGATTTAACTAGGCGCTTACACCAAAAACAAGTATTTGGTTTAACCGTTCCTCTAATAACCAAATCAGATGGCACAAAATTTGGTAAAACAGAAGGAGGAGCAATTTGGCTCGATCCTAAAAAAACAAGCCCATATAAATTTTATCAATTTTGGATTAACACTGCTGATGCTGATGTTTATCGATTCCTTAAATTTTTTACATTTATGTCGCTTGAAGAGATTAATGCTGTTGAAGAGGAAGATAAAAATAGTGGTGCCGCGCCTCGTGCACAATATATTTTAGCTGAGCAGGTAACAAAGCTCGTTCACGGTGATGAAGGATTAGTCGCGGCTAAGCGTATTACGGAAAGCCTGTTTTCTGGCTCATTAAAATCATTATCCAAAAATGATTTTGAGCAACTAGAGCAAGATGGCGTACCAATCGTTCAGCTAGATTCTGATGCAGATTTACAACAAGCGTTAGTTCAGGCCGGTCTGGCGCCGTCAAGAGGTCAAGCGAGAACGATGATTGAGTCGAATGCAATTTCAATTAATGGTGAACGGCAATCAGCTGCAGATTATAAGTTTAAAGAGAGTGACCGCCTATTCCAGCGCTATACATTGTTACGCCGTGGTAAAAAGTATTATTGTTTATTGATTTTAAATTAAAGTTTGTTATAGCCTTAATGTTATATCCTAAATGGACAACAGATGAAGAATATATTATCGATTCAATTTCATGTTGTTTTTGGCCATGCAGGTAATAGTGCTAAGGCGCTTCCTATGAAGCATTTGAACACGCGACTGTTAGTGATGCTTGAACCTTAAAGCCTTAAAACAAGGTAAGTATGAATTGCAACTTGTTTCAGCTCAAGATGAAATTGCAAAACCAAGTCAATGGTTTATAGCAAAAAGGATTGATTAATTAAAAAAATGTGTAAGAATAAAGGAGTTACCATTATTAACCCTAAAAATGAAGATTATTGAGAGGCTTGCGGATGAAAGAAGAAACAATTGAAAATGAAGACGATATTGTTTCATTAGGGAAAAAATTAGCCGAATTACGTTTAGCTCAAGGTTTGACCGAGTCGGATGTAGCGACTCAGATACGCGTACGAACGAGTATAATATATGATATTGAAAACGATAATACAGCAAATTTACCAGCCGTTTTTTATAAAGGCTATATTAAAAACTATGCAGCTATTGTTGGTTTACCTGAGATTGAATACCAATCATATATTGAGGCGCGATTAAGTCGACCATCGATTCAAGTAATAAGAAATTACTCCAATAAAGAACAAGCAAAACGACACACTAAGCGAGTGTTGTTTATCAGTTTATTAATTATCGTAATGATTGTTGGTGTTACAGCATTTCTTGTCTGGAGAGATAGCAAGACATCACTTGTTGAAGTGACTCACTATGTATCACCATCAACGTCGATGAGCGGTTAGCCAACTAAACTAAACATATAATATAAAGATGAGCGTTACTTATTCAAGTATAGGTAACGCTCTAGCTAAATACACTAACTTAGTTTTCTCTTTCTATATATAATTGAACCCTTCTATCTGGTTGTAGGCACGCTTTTAATTCATCGCCACTTAGTGTAAAACAACCATCAGAGATAGGATCTTCTTTCCCTTTACTTTCAATAATATATTCAGTTTGAATATTATGATCTTCTAAGTATTGCTTTATTGTCTCTGCACGAGCTAAGCCTAACTTATCGTTATATTGTGTCGAGCCAATTCTATCGGTATAACCGACGATTTTGATCGACTTAATATTGTTTAAGTTATTCTCATTCAAATGAGAAACCAATTTCGCTAATTGCGCTTTTCCATCTAATGAAGTCCCATCTAAAGAGGAGTCGTTATATAAAAATAATATATCTGCCGACAGCGTTAATTGTTCCACTGTGGGTGTTATTTGCTCACTACACCAACTATTTCTTACATTAAATCGATCATTGCTATTTGAGCAACCGACTAATCCCAAGGTTACATAAAATAGTGAGATGATAATTAGTAGTTTTTTCATTTTTTACCCTTCTATATTGTTACCAATGATACTTATATCCAATCGTTCCAGTATATTTTTTTGAGGTTTCCTTCGAACCGCCTAAAGTGTGATAATAGCGAGTATCAAAATAAACATAAGATGTATCACCTAATGGCCATTGTGCGCCAAGGCCTAGTTCGCCAGCGGTTACATTATCAGGGTACTCAAGTGAGCTGGAACCAAATTTGACACCCTTACCACCTTTAAAGTCATGAATAATATTTGCTATGCTATAAATAGTCTGGGTTTTTAACTTTCCCGTCCCAGTATTATAAGCTAATCTAAGTCCTACTCGGCCCCGTAATGCTTGTTGATTTTGCTGCTCAACTATTATGTCCTTACCTATATTAATGGTCATATCATTATATTTAAGATATTGATAAATGAGTTGTGCTTGTGGTTCTAACAACCAATCGCCATTATACAAGCCATTATTTGTTAAAGCATACGGTCGACCGACTTCAATAGATAACCCAATGCCGTAACCATGATTATGGTTATTAGATGAGTCAATTGGTGAGTACTTATTACGAATATATATTAAATTACCAACCAAATCTAAATAACTGCTATTTTTATCATAGTAAGTATAATAACTCCCAAGATTAAAAATATCAGCTTGCCCTTGCCCTGTTTTATTGCGGTGTTCATAATATGTCCCTAAATTAGTATTGAAACCAATATAATGAGCATCATAAAATTTTAAATTATCCTTCGCATACGAGAGCATGACTCCGCTATGACTTCTTGAGTTATTATCTTGATTATTATTCACTCTAATATCATAACCAAATTGCACCCCCCATAGTTTTGACTTATATTCAAGCCGTTTTTCAATTCCCTTGATTTCTCCATAATTACCTATTAGGCGGCCCCAAATTTGACCTTTATTATGATTAATTTGGCATGTAGAACAATCATCCCAAGCCATCGTCTGTTGCTCACTAACTCGCTGATGTAAACTACCAATTATATTATACTCAGCATTTAAGTTAGCGAGAGGCATTAGGTTTGTACCTGGCACGTTGGGATCTATTGGAATAATTGGTTGCGAACCACCTGGTAATCGCCATGCGTAGGTATTCGGATCTTTCTTTACCAAAATAAGCATTCCTGCACCAGTTGTATTGGCAAAGCCATAAAATTTATTACTACCTGCAGCGGGATTATCAACAACGACGACATCATTAGAATACTTATCTTTCCATGTAACTTTATCTGCTGTTACATCACCAATAATACCATTTACGGTTTTTATTTCAGTATAACCAGTTGCGGTTCCGGTAATATGTACTAAATCACTATAGCTAGTAGAAGTATCATTGTTCCAAACAGTATTGACAATTATTGATGCCTCTCCGATACTGCGTTTGACCGGATCGCCAGCATAATTACCCGTAATCATTAATGTCGATGATTTGCTCATATCATTTTGGTTTTTAGTTTTTACTAAATTAATTATACCGTTATTAACTACGCTACCATTAATTGTGCTAACCCCAGGGTTGGTCGAATATAGTATAGAGCTTGTATTAATATTTAAGTCACCTTCCCTCGCTGTGGAAAATAAATCGCCATCTAAAGTGATCGTTGCACTTTCTAAAAAAGTATTATCCCAATTAACAAGATTAACACCTTTCTGATTATTTGCGGTATCGGTAAATACTGTTAATGTTTGGCCGTTTAAGGTCAATTTACTGCTATCACCGGCCTGAGTTGCACCACCTTCTAGCTTAATATTAGAATTTAATTTTGAGGGACCTGAAATATGACCAATATTTGTCCCGTCGCCCATATTAAGATTGCTATTTAGTATCCCGCCAGTCATAATGTACTGTGCATTTCCGGTTCCCAGTGTTATTTCTCCTACATTATTTGGTGTGCCAACAAGACTTGCAGAATCATTCACGCCACTAATAATACCATTAAACTGATTGATAATATGGTTACCGCCTTGAGTTAAATTAATATTGCCGTAAAGCCATCCAGAGTTTTTTAATCTTACATCAGAGCTTGTTGACGATGATGCTTGAACAACCTTTTCAGCATTAATCATGCCAGTGTTAGTAATTGTTGAACCATTTAAAACGCCTGTTTCGGCATTAATTGTAATCCCGCTTCCGCTATGATTATTTGCATTATTGGTAATTAGGTAACCGCTATTTCTAATTAGTATCGAATCTGGTTGTGCAGTAAAAGGAGAAGAGCTAAGCCAGGTTTTTCCTGTTGATACGTTAATGGCGGTTGATGTATTATCTCCCGTCACATTAACTCTGCTGCTATTGTCGATATTAATTTCACCATTATAACCATCTACATCAATACCTATGGCCATAGTCTCGGCGGTAATATTCATTATACCAGTATTGGTTATTTTTTGATCTGAACCATATCGATACTTAAAGCCTCCGCTTCCTCTATCATCAGTTTTATCATAGAAAGTCGCCGATGAATAGATACCGCTCGCTTTAGCGCCGACAGAGCTTATTGTTAATGTTCCTCTATTTTCAATATCATTACTAAATGAGTGGGATTGTATGCCGTAAGCATCACCACCAGCGGTGTTATTGGATTCCACTGTCATATCAGAGTTCAAATGAATTATTGTTGTGGCATTACTACCTAAGCTATTTGTTTTAGCTAAAATGCCATTGGCTTCCTGAGTGTTATCGTTGGAATTAGTTATTACCGTAATTGATGAATTTCTGTCGCTGCTAATTTGGGCGTTCCCACCATTTTGAACATGGCTGGAATAAATACCTGTCGCGCTAGCAGCAACTGAATTTGCTTGTATTGTCGTTTGGTCTATAGTTATGTTAACAAATTGAGCTCCAATTTTAGAAATTTCATCTGCTGTCGCGGTTGAACTACCATGAATAAGGGTGTCAACAATGCCAGAGCCAGCCGAAATTCCAGTAACAGACTGAGTATCTGCCGTTACATATAATTCACTACCATTTAGCGTTACGGAGTGGGCTTGACCTGAGCCATAGGCTTCACTATTAATGCCTATTGAGTTTTGCGATACAGTTTGTCCTGTTGTTGCTAGGGAAATAATTGAATCCTTTACCAAGGTAGTCAAACTACCGCTTGTACTTGTATTAAAATTCACATAATCATTTACACTGGTAACAGATGTTTGCCCTATGTTGCTATCGTTTAGAAAAGTTTGTATGCCACGATCTGCGCCATTGCTGCCAATGACGCGTAGTATTAAGTTGTCTACTTTCAAATAATTGCTCACACTACCAACAACAACAGGGGATGTGCTCGGCCAACCAACACCAATAAAACTAGCGTGATTATTGGCGCTAGCAGTGTTAAAATCCTTTAGTCCTCCGCCATCGATAGTAGTATATTGACCATCAATAGAGAGAGAACCATTCCCTTGTTGCACAATAGATTGATTGGTGTTGTCTGCATATGGGCATGATGGATCGCCATTACAAGTAATAGCGGCTGAGCTTGATGTGGAATAGAGTGTAAAAATAGATAGAGCAATCACCGTATAAAATGATTTATGTTTCTGTTTTATTTCCATTTTCATTTCCTTACTAATTATTAATTATGTTTTGAGCTTAAATCGACATACTTAAATTACAACTTAAAGAAGAATTAGATCTGTACACTTAAATCACAACTTAAAGAAGAAAATGACTACATAGCTCAAGCTATTATTAGTAAGGTTTTTTTATGGTTTCGCTAAGCCATTCGGAGGTGAAATTATTAAATATAACAATATAACTTGTATGGATATATTAATATTTTTAAAAAAATAAGAAAGCATTTTTTTACCTAAACAGATAACTTATTTAGCTAATATTTATCACTTTTTTAAATAAGTTTATAAAAAATAAGTATAATTATTTTTCAATATAGAATCGTAGTTGCTTTTTTTTTGTTCAAAAAATTACACTATTGATTACTGCATTCAAATCGTTAAATTGAGCAATATTGGTAAAATAATCGATGATGACAATTACATGTGAATGATAAGAATATAAACCTAATTTTTCCGATTCTTTGCAGACATTTTTAACAAATCTTGTTAATATTATTAGCAAGTTATTTTTTTATTTTATTTAGGTCATATATGAGCCATGCGCAGTCGCCAATAAAACGACGTGAGTCCACTCGAATTTACGTCGGCAATGTTCCCATTGGTGATGGTGCGCCAATCGCAGTTCAATCAATGACGAATACGCGTACAACCGATGTTGAAAATACTGTTGCTCAAATTAAATCCCTTGAGCGTGTTGGCGTTGATATTGTTAGGGTATCAATTCCGACGATGGACGCAGCAGAAGCATTTAAACTAATAAAACAGCGATCTAATGTTCCCTTAATTGCTGATATTCATTTTGATTACCGAATTGCTTTAAAAGTCGCGGAATACGGTGTGGATTGTCTACGCATTAATCCCGGAAATATAGGCAATGAAAGTCGCATTCGGAGTGTGGTCGATTGTGCTAAAGATAACAATATTCCCATCCGTATAGGGGTAAATTCTGGTTCACTTGAAAAAGATATTCAGGAAAAATATGGCGAACCAACACCACAAGCTATTGTTGAATCAGCAATGCGCCATGTCGAAATACTTGATAGATTAAACTTTGATCAATTTAAAGTTAGCGTTAAGGCTTCTGATGTTTTTACTGCTATTGAGGCATATCGTTTGTTGGCAAAACAAATTAAACAACCTCTTCACCTTGGTATTACTGAAGCCGGCGGCGCGAGAAGTGGCTCAATAAAATCAGCTATTGGTTTAGGAATGTTACTTGCCGAGGGAATTGGTGATACACTACGTGTTTCGCTAGCAGCAGATCCAACAGAGGAAGTTAAAGTCGGGTTTGATATTTTAAAATCACTTCGTATACGCTCACGTGGCATAAATTTTATTGCTTGCCCTACCTGTTCTCGACAAGAGTTTGATGTTATAAACACGGTTAATGAACTAGAACGGCGATTAGAAAATATTATAACTCCGATGGATGTGTCAATTATTGGCTGCGTGGTAAATGGTCCTGGTGAGGCTCTGGCATCAACAATGGGCGTCGCTGGTGGAAATAGTAAAAGTGGCTTTTATGAAGATGGTGTGAGAATTGGTAGAATTAGTAATGATACTATAATCGATGAGTTAGAAGCAAAAATCCGAGCCAAAGCACTATTATTAGCAAACCGAATTGAAATTAAAACAAAGTAATTAACCAATTAGTGAAATAAAAATGGCAGAAAAAAAAATACAAGCAATTCGAGGTATGAATGATTTACTTCCGACAGAGAGCGCGCTGTGGCAGCAAGTCGAAAAAACGATAAAAACGGTTTTAAATAGCTATGGCTATAATGAAATTCGTACCCCAATTGTTGAAGCTACCGGTCTATTTCAAAGAGCGGTCGGTGAAGTAACTGATATTGTTGAAAAAGAGATGTATACATTCAATGCCCGTAATGATAAAGATAAGGAGAGCTTAACATTACGCCCAGAATTAACCGCTGGCTGTGTTCGGGCTGGGATTGAGCATGGATTATTATATAACCAAGAACAGCGCTTATGGTATTTTGGTCCCGCATTTAGATATGAGAAACCGCAAAAAGGTCGTTACCGACAATTTCACCAATTTGGTGTAGAAGTCTTTGGTATTGAAGGCCCAGATATTGATGCTGAATTGATATTACTTACGGCTCGTTTATGGCATGCGTTAGGTATTGCTGAGCATACATCATTAGAGCTAAATAGTATCGGTTCTTTGGAAGCGAGAGCTGATTATAAGAAAGCATTAGTCGCCTATTTAGAGGCCCATAAAGAAACGCTCGATGAAGATTGTAAGCGTCGGATGTACAGTAATCCCTTACGAGTTTTAGATTCGAAAAATCCAGATATACAAGCAATATTAAATAATGCACCAAAGCTATTTGATTATTTAGATGCAGATTCGAAAGTACATTTTGCAGGATTATGCCAATTACTTGATAGTGCAAATATAAAATATACCATTAATCAACGCCTAGTTAGAGGCCTTGATTATTATAATAGAACTGTTTTTGAATGGGTAACTACCAGCTTAGGCGCACAAG
The genomic region above belongs to Orbaceae bacterium lpD02 and contains:
- the tyrS gene encoding tyrosine--tRNA ligase, whose product is MSTNVIKQLEERGLIAQVTDENALTELLSQKQIALYCGFDPTADSLHLGHLVPLLCLKRFQLAGHKPIALVGGATGLIGDPSFKAIERKLNTQDIVQDWVDKIKKQVSPFLDFNCENNSALVVNNHDWFGDMDVLTFLRDIGKYFSVNAMISKEAVKQRIERDDVGISFTEFAYNLLQSYDFASLNKAHNVMLQIGGSDQWGNITSGIDLTRRLHQKQVFGLTVPLITKSDGTKFGKTEGGAIWLDPKKTSPYKFYQFWINTADADVYRFLKFFTFMSLEEINAVEEEDKNSGAAPRAQYILAEQVTKLVHGDEGLVAAKRITESLFSGSLKSLSKNDFEQLEQDGVPIVQLDSDADLQQALVQAGLAPSRGQARTMIESNAISINGERQSAADYKFKESDRLFQRYTLLRRGKKYYCLLILN
- a CDS encoding helix-turn-helix domain-containing protein, producing the protein MKEETIENEDDIVSLGKKLAELRLAQGLTESDVATQIRVRTSIIYDIENDNTANLPAVFYKGYIKNYAAIVGLPEIEYQSYIEARLSRPSIQVIRNYSNKEQAKRHTKRVLFISLLIIVMIVGVTAFLVWRDSKTSLVEVTHYVSPSTSMSG
- a CDS encoding OmpA family protein, whose translation is MKKLLIIISLFYVTLGLVGCSNSNDRFNVRNSWCSEQITPTVEQLTLSADILFLYNDSSLDGTSLDGKAQLAKLVSHLNENNLNNIKSIKIVGYTDRIGSTQYNDKLGLARAETIKQYLEDHNIQTEYIIESKGKEDPISDGCFTLSGDELKACLQPDRRVQLYIEREN
- a CDS encoding autotransporter outer membrane beta-barrel domain-containing protein, translating into MEIKQKHKSFYTVIALSIFTLYSTSSSAAITCNGDPSCPYADNTNQSIVQQGNGSLSIDGQYTTIDGGGLKDFNTASANNHASFIGVGWPSTSPVVVGSVSNYLKVDNLILRVIGSNGADRGIQTFLNDSNIGQTSVTSVNDYVNFNTSTSGSLTTLVKDSIISLATTGQTVSQNSIGINSEAYGSGQAHSVTLNGSELYVTADTQSVTGISAGSGIVDTLIHGSSTATADEISKIGAQFVNITIDQTTIQANSVAASATGIYSSHVQNGGNAQISSDRNSSITVITNSNDNTQEANGILAKTNSLGSNATTIIHLNSDMTVESNNTAGGDAYGIQSHSFSNDIENRGTLTISSVGAKASGIYSSATFYDKTDDRGSGGFKYRYGSDQKITNTGIMNITAETMAIGIDVDGYNGEINIDNSSRVNVTGDNTSTAINVSTGKTWLSSSPFTAQPDSILIRNSGYLITNNANNHSGSGITINAETGVLNGSTITNTGMINAEKVVQASSSTSSDVRLKNSGWLYGNINLTQGGNHIINQFNGIISGVNDSASLVGTPNNVGEITLGTGNAQYIMTGGILNSNLNMGDGTNIGHISGPSKLNSNIKLEGGATQAGDSSKLTLNGQTLTVFTDTANNQKGVNLVNWDNTFLESATITLDGDLFSTAREGDLNINTSSILYSTNPGVSTINGSVVNNGIINLVKTKNQNDMSKSSTLMITGNYAGDPVKRSIGEASIIVNTVWNNDTSTSYSDLVHITGTATGYTEIKTVNGIIGDVTADKVTWKDKYSNDVVVVDNPAAGSNKFYGFANTTGAGMLILVKKDPNTYAWRLPGGSQPIIPIDPNVPGTNLMPLANLNAEYNIIGSLHQRVSEQQTMAWDDCSTCQINHNKGQIWGRLIGNYGEIKGIEKRLEYKSKLWGVQFGYDIRVNNNQDNNSRSHSGVMLSYAKDNLKFYDAHYIGFNTNLGTYYEHRNKTGQGQADIFNLGSYYTYYDKNSSYLDLVGNLIYIRNKYSPIDSSNNHNHGYGIGLSIEVGRPYALTNNGLYNGDWLLEPQAQLIYQYLKYNDMTINIGKDIIVEQQNQQALRGRVGLRLAYNTGTGKLKTQTIYSIANIIHDFKGGKGVKFGSSSLEYPDNVTAGELGLGAQWPLGDTSYVYFDTRYYHTLGGSKETSKKYTGTIGYKYHW
- the ispG gene encoding flavodoxin-dependent (E)-4-hydroxy-3-methylbut-2-enyl-diphosphate synthase, which gives rise to MSHAQSPIKRRESTRIYVGNVPIGDGAPIAVQSMTNTRTTDVENTVAQIKSLERVGVDIVRVSIPTMDAAEAFKLIKQRSNVPLIADIHFDYRIALKVAEYGVDCLRINPGNIGNESRIRSVVDCAKDNNIPIRIGVNSGSLEKDIQEKYGEPTPQAIVESAMRHVEILDRLNFDQFKVSVKASDVFTAIEAYRLLAKQIKQPLHLGITEAGGARSGSIKSAIGLGMLLAEGIGDTLRVSLAADPTEEVKVGFDILKSLRIRSRGINFIACPTCSRQEFDVINTVNELERRLENIITPMDVSIIGCVVNGPGEALASTMGVAGGNSKSGFYEDGVRIGRISNDTIIDELEAKIRAKALLLANRIEIKTK
- the hisS gene encoding histidine--tRNA ligase; the protein is MAEKKIQAIRGMNDLLPTESALWQQVEKTIKTVLNSYGYNEIRTPIVEATGLFQRAVGEVTDIVEKEMYTFNARNDKDKESLTLRPELTAGCVRAGIEHGLLYNQEQRLWYFGPAFRYEKPQKGRYRQFHQFGVEVFGIEGPDIDAELILLTARLWHALGIAEHTSLELNSIGSLEARADYKKALVAYLEAHKETLDEDCKRRMYSNPLRVLDSKNPDIQAILNNAPKLFDYLDADSKVHFAGLCQLLDSANIKYTINQRLVRGLDYYNRTVFEWVTTSLGAQGTVCGGGRYDGLVNQLGGQATPGVGFAIGAERLLLLIQAVNGELKNDNKIDVYMISSGEFVDGQNTTAIVQKLAEKIRDVIPNKRIMTHYGSGSFKKQFSKADKYGAKLAVIVGGNEALENTAMIKELQTGNQYAIAQDLVAQRCLEILEGE